In a genomic window of Callospermophilus lateralis isolate mCalLat2 chromosome 12, mCalLat2.hap1, whole genome shotgun sequence:
- the LOC143411447 gene encoding sperm motility kinase Z-like — MHSKSSESSVGPKWPGSCQEKAFKDHYQVLKDIGHGVFGKVILARHLRTGVEVAVKILPKRLWRSLTCSEKLAMKTLNHPNVIHLFQVIETHQYVYLVMEHGGRGSLFDLVPPGGMQEEEEARRLFRQITCAVCYCHKMHILHGDLKPENIVLDARGNIRIIDFGLSTVLKPGQEWDRAWGPLEGPTMDTWQLGIILNFMLTGNRPHDILHPELEFPQHVSPEAQRLIRKILAEDPGASPSAEEILADPWLNQGEEKLPFHDVPIPNLSDPTVLTMLFDMGYDPYSTWVSLSQRKFDEVMASYLIIQQQISQGAGCMKPVRRDPSISPALPQRRASEPALHTFPLPCEHHQPQEAKESGQKDFRRASWPAISLRCLHEKPPTPRLASQHHSVSDSPQHCPSTTESYVSQDATTGCPWGHRKGWKRVRRRMAACLRRLCCYTPSCVGENEAPTPGEQKPARFTNRVVPT; from the coding sequence ATGCATAGTAAGAGTAGTGAGTCTAGTGTAGGGCCAAAGTGGCCTGGCTCCTGCCAGGAGAAGGCCTTCAAAGACCATTACCAGGTCTTGAAGGACATTGGGCATGGGGTATTTGGTAAGGTGATCCTAGCCCGCCATCTGCGCACTGGGGTAGAAGTGGCAGTGAAAATCCTGCCAAAGAGACTTTGGAGGAGTTTGACCTGCTCTGAAAAACTGGCGATGAAGACCCTGAACCACCCGAATGTGATCCACCTCTTTCAGGTTATTGAAACCCACCAATATGTCTACCTGGTGATGGAGCATGGAGGCAGGGGATCACTCTTTGACCTCGTCCCACCTGGGGGtatgcaggaggaggaggaggcccgGAGACTGTTCAGACAGATCACCTGTGCGGTGTGCTACTGCCACAAGATGCACATCTTGCATGGAGACCTGAAGCCCGAAAACATTGTGCTGGATGCCAGAGGCAACATCCGAATCATCGACTTTGGCTTAAGCACCGTTCTCAAGCCTGGGCAAGAATGGGACAGAGCCTGGGGCCCTCTGGAGGGCCCCACAATGGACACCTGGCAACTGGGTATCATTTTGAACTTTATGTTGACAGGGAACCGCCCGCATGACATCTTACACCCCGAGTTGGAATTTCCCCAGCACGTGTCCCCCGAAGCACAAAGGCTCATCAGGAAAATCCTGGCAGAGGACCCAGGAGCAAGCCCCTCGGCAGAGGAGATCTTGGCGGACCCGTGGCTGAATCAGGGTGAGGAGAAGTTACCTTTCCATGATGTGCCCATCCCCAACCTCTCAGACCCCACAGTACTGACAATGCTGTTCGACATGGGGTACGACCCTTACAGTACCTGGGTGTCGCTGTCCCAGAGAAAGTTTGATGAGGTGATGGCTTCCTATCTCATAATCCAGCAGCAGATAAGCCAGGGGGCAGGCTGCatgaagcctgtgagaagggatcCTTCCATTTCCCCTGCCCTCCCGCAGAGGAGGGCGAGTGAGCCTGCCCTTCACACCTTCCCCTTGCCCTGTGAGCATCATCAGCCTCAGGAGGCCAAGGAGTCAGGGCAGAAGGACTTCAGAAGGGCCAGCTGGCCTGCCATTAGTCTCCGCTGCCTGCATGAGAAGCCCCCCACTCCCAGGCTAGCCTCCCAGCATCACTCTGTGTCCGACTCACCCCAACACTGCCCATCAACAACAGAAAGCTATGTCTCCCAAGATGCCACCACAGGGTGTCCCTGGGGCCACAGGAAGGGCTGGAAGCGGGTGAGGCGGAGGATGGCTGCCTGCTTGCGCAGACTGTGCTGTTACACACCCTCGTGTGTTGGCGAAAATGAGGCTCCTACACCAGGAGAGCAGAAACCTGCTAGGTTCACAAATCGGGTGGTTCCTACATAA